One Pseudomonas sp. HOU2 genomic window carries:
- a CDS encoding SRPBCC family protein: protein MRQTTEAFRSRYRAAIHPLYNPWLHGAFVLLFGVLAIGAFWSSTHQVQPLEWLSVPLTLLLFNFGVYMVHRHLGHHKKTFAKLFYARHAGDHHSFFTPGHMTYDGARDWRVILFPAWLIIVHTLVFTLPLWWLLAQVNANVAGLFGGCMVLGYLTYEVFHACEHLPPHNPLTRLLWIRQMRHLHELHHRRERMQERNFNIVFPLMDYLFGTLYWEPPPAPLRYSRSPMTRMQHQIDIAGEPIAVLRYAASVNHWPEWHPSSLKIDGPQGPLHAGARFEEDIHAGGRAGHLRWEVTEYLPGRRWCAKARGDHGLSLLLTYECMAQGDGTRFVRTLDYQFDGLGMRLANLLLLKRRIERESATSMQALRDMALRHLTLTGHVS from the coding sequence GTGAGGCAGACCACCGAGGCATTCCGCAGCCGCTACCGCGCGGCCATTCATCCGCTGTACAACCCGTGGCTGCACGGCGCTTTCGTGCTGCTGTTCGGCGTGCTGGCGATCGGCGCTTTCTGGAGCAGTACGCATCAGGTGCAGCCGCTGGAATGGCTGAGCGTGCCGCTGACCCTGCTGTTGTTCAACTTTGGCGTGTACATGGTCCATCGCCATCTCGGCCATCACAAAAAGACTTTCGCCAAGCTGTTCTATGCGCGGCATGCCGGCGACCATCACAGCTTTTTCACCCCCGGCCACATGACTTACGACGGCGCCCGCGACTGGCGGGTGATTCTGTTTCCGGCCTGGCTGATTATCGTGCATACGCTGGTTTTCACCTTGCCACTGTGGTGGTTGCTTGCGCAGGTCAACGCCAATGTCGCCGGGCTGTTTGGCGGCTGCATGGTCCTGGGTTATCTGACCTATGAGGTGTTTCATGCCTGCGAGCATTTGCCACCGCACAACCCGCTGACCCGCCTGCTGTGGATCCGCCAGATGCGTCATCTGCACGAATTGCATCACCGCCGCGAACGCATGCAGGAGCGCAATTTCAATATCGTCTTTCCGCTGATGGATTACCTGTTCGGCACCCTGTACTGGGAGCCGCCACCCGCCCCGTTGCGCTATTCGAGATCGCCCATGACCCGCATGCAGCACCAGATCGATATCGCCGGCGAACCGATCGCCGTGCTCCGCTACGCCGCCAGCGTCAATCACTGGCCCGAGTGGCACCCGTCGTCGCTGAAAATCGACGGCCCGCAAGGCCCGCTGCATGCCGGCGCGCGTTTCGAAGAAGACATTCACGCCGGCGGGCGCGCCGGCCATTTGCGCTGGGAGGTCACCGAGTATCTGCCCGGTCGCCGCTGGTGCGCCAAGGCGCGCGGTGATCATGGCTTGTCGCTGCTGCTGACCTACGAGTGCATGGCGCAAGGTGACGGCACGCGTTTCGTGCGCACCCTGGATTATCAGTTCGACGGGCTGGGCATGCGCCTGGCCAATCTGCTGCTGCTCAAACGCCGTATTGAGCGGGAATCGGCGACTTCGATGCAGGCGCTGCGTGACATGGCGCTCAGGCACCTGACGCTGACGGGGCACGTTTCATGA
- a CDS encoding LysR family transcriptional regulator, translated as MDIDLARTFLEIVRHGSLAAAAQKLFVTQTAITARVQKLESQLGSTLFVRNRAGAKLTANGEAFVVYANQLVQTWEAARRDLPLLDGYHNVLHIGGEVSLCNPLMLSWAAELREHIPGHALRMEIRDGENLLRQLELGVLDAALVYQPEYWPGLQVEQVLEEKLILVRAPNRPEPYVYIDWGPDFRRQHDAALPDKAKAALSFNLGPLALQYILEHGGSGYFRTRVVRSYLESGALEAVTKAPEFGYPTYLVYARERDSATLQQAFDLLRQVIETDDDWSQRWNPLS; from the coding sequence ATGGACATCGACCTCGCCCGCACTTTTCTGGAAATCGTCCGTCACGGCAGCCTGGCTGCGGCGGCGCAGAAGTTGTTCGTCACGCAGACGGCGATCACCGCCCGGGTGCAGAAACTCGAAAGTCAGCTGGGCAGTACGCTGTTTGTGCGCAACCGCGCCGGGGCGAAACTGACCGCCAATGGTGAGGCCTTCGTGGTCTACGCCAATCAACTGGTGCAGACCTGGGAAGCCGCGCGGCGCGACCTGCCGTTGCTGGACGGCTATCACAACGTGCTGCACATCGGCGGCGAGGTCAGCCTGTGCAACCCATTGATGCTCAGCTGGGCCGCCGAACTGCGCGAGCACATCCCCGGGCATGCCCTGCGTATGGAAATCCGTGACGGCGAAAATCTGTTGCGCCAGCTCGAACTCGGCGTACTCGATGCCGCGCTGGTCTATCAGCCGGAATACTGGCCCGGCCTGCAAGTCGAGCAGGTGCTGGAAGAGAAACTGATTCTGGTGCGTGCGCCGAACCGCCCGGAGCCCTACGTCTACATCGACTGGGGGCCGGACTTCCGTCGCCAGCACGACGCCGCCCTGCCCGACAAGGCCAAAGCCGCGCTGAGTTTCAACCTCGGCCCGTTGGCCCTGCAATACATCCTCGAACATGGCGGCAGCGGCTACTTCCGTACCCGCGTGGTACGCAGCTATCTGGAAAGCGGCGCGCTGGAAGCGGTGACCAAAGCCCCGGAGTTCGGCTATCCAACCTATCTGGTGTACGCCCGCGAACGCGACTCGGCGACGCTGCAACAGGCCTTCGACCTGCTGCGGCAGGTGATCGAGACCGATGACGACTGGTCACAACGCTGGAACCCGTTGAGCTGA
- a CDS encoding hydrogenase maturation protein — protein MRSLKIILLSSAFNGLTQRAWLELRQAGHSPSVVVFTDEASVCKQIEHSGADLVICPFLKDRVPHALWSNARRPVVIIHPGIVGDRGASALDWAITNELTRWGVTALQAVEEMDAGPVWATCEFNLPSGLRKSELYNGRVSDAAIRCIREVVEKFIDGFAPVALDYTDPKVRGRLQPNMKQDDRTFSWHDCSRFIKRCIDAADGQPGVLASLAGGQYYVYDAHLDQRTGIPGQILAVHDDAVLVATGDHSLWIGSLRRKPLPGEETFKQPARHVLAGQLADVPTLDWSIASEPFNDEAYQPIRYRESGHVGELTFEFYNGAMSTEQCQRMVEALRWAKSRDTRALLIKGGRGSFSNGVHLNVIQAAQDPGAEAWANIQAIDDVCAELLSARQLVVSGVTGNAGAGGVMLALAADIVFARADIVLNPHYKSMGLYGSEYWTYSLPRAVGPAMAEQLTQACLPVSATQALQLGMVQEIGPRCPDEFSLWLLQRANATLNDPTYAAVRERKLRVDQVLIEQSRENELQEMQEDMLYNRNQFAEKCSHFVYKRKACGTPARLVEDWARVRKVELAG, from the coding sequence ATGCGATCACTGAAGATTATTCTGCTGTCCTCGGCCTTCAACGGCCTGACCCAACGTGCCTGGCTCGAACTGCGTCAGGCCGGGCACTCGCCCAGCGTCGTGGTGTTCACCGACGAGGCGTCGGTGTGCAAACAGATCGAACACAGCGGCGCCGATCTGGTGATCTGCCCCTTCCTCAAGGATCGCGTGCCGCATGCGTTGTGGAGCAATGCGCGGCGCCCGGTGGTGATCATTCATCCGGGCATCGTCGGCGACCGTGGCGCCAGTGCGCTGGACTGGGCAATCACCAACGAACTGACACGCTGGGGCGTGACTGCTCTGCAAGCGGTGGAAGAAATGGACGCCGGCCCGGTGTGGGCCACCTGCGAATTCAATCTGCCGTCGGGTTTGCGCAAGTCCGAGCTGTACAACGGGCGGGTCAGCGATGCGGCGATTCGCTGCATTCGCGAAGTGGTCGAGAAATTCATCGACGGCTTCGCTCCGGTCGCACTGGATTATACCGACCCCAAAGTTCGCGGCCGTTTGCAGCCGAATATGAAGCAGGACGACCGCACCTTCAGCTGGCACGACTGCTCGCGGTTCATCAAACGCTGCATCGACGCTGCGGACGGCCAGCCCGGGGTCCTGGCGAGTCTGGCCGGCGGGCAGTATTACGTGTACGACGCGCACCTGGATCAACGCACCGGCATTCCCGGCCAGATCCTCGCCGTGCATGACGACGCGGTGCTGGTCGCCACCGGCGATCACAGCCTGTGGATCGGCTCGTTGCGGCGCAAACCACTGCCCGGCGAAGAGACCTTCAAGCAACCGGCGCGGCATGTGCTGGCCGGACAATTGGCCGATGTGCCGACTCTCGACTGGTCGATCGCCAGCGAGCCATTCAACGACGAGGCGTATCAGCCGATCCGCTACCGCGAATCCGGGCATGTCGGCGAGCTGACCTTCGAGTTCTACAACGGTGCGATGAGCACCGAACAGTGCCAGCGCATGGTCGAAGCGCTGCGCTGGGCCAAGTCTCGGGACACCCGCGCGTTGCTGATCAAGGGCGGACGCGGCAGTTTTTCCAACGGTGTGCACCTGAACGTGATCCAGGCCGCGCAGGACCCGGGTGCCGAAGCGTGGGCGAATATTCAGGCGATCGACGATGTCTGCGCCGAACTGCTCAGCGCCCGGCAACTGGTGGTCAGCGGCGTGACCGGCAACGCCGGAGCCGGCGGCGTGATGCTCGCACTGGCTGCCGACATCGTGTTTGCCCGGGCCGACATCGTGCTCAATCCGCATTACAAGAGCATGGGCCTTTATGGCTCGGAATACTGGACCTACAGCCTGCCCCGTGCGGTCGGCCCGGCGATGGCCGAGCAACTGACCCAGGCCTGTCTGCCGGTGAGTGCCACGCAGGCGCTGCAACTGGGCATGGTCCAGGAAATCGGCCCGCGCTGCCCGGATGAGTTTTCGCTGTGGCTGCTGCAGCGGGCCAACGCAACGCTGAACGATCCGACCTACGCTGCCGTGCGTGAACGCAAGTTGCGCGTGGATCAGGTGCTGATCGAGCAAAGTCGGGAAAACGAGCTGCAGGAAATGCAGGAAGACATGCTCTACAACCGCAACCAGTTTGCCGAGAAGTGCAGCCACTTCGTCTACAAGCGCAAAGCCTGCGGCACGCCGGCGCGGCTGGTGGAAGACTGGGCGCGGGTGCGCAAGGTCGAGTTGGCGGGTTGA
- a CDS encoding sigma-70 family RNA polymerase sigma factor, which yields MGDVQNPHYRLIGQMFQKDYRWLCAAVGRTLGCPHSAQDIASETFLRVLALPDPSAIREPRALLTTIARRLVYEGWRRQDLERAYLESLALAPEPVHPSPEERALVIEALLAVDRLLNGLSAKAKAAFLYHQLDGLTYSEIGERLGVSTSRVQQYMVEAFKRCYQAMQA from the coding sequence ATGGGGGATGTTCAGAACCCGCATTACCGGTTGATTGGGCAAATGTTCCAAAAGGACTATCGCTGGCTGTGCGCTGCCGTTGGCCGTACGCTGGGTTGCCCGCACAGCGCACAGGACATCGCCTCGGAAACCTTTTTACGGGTGCTGGCCCTGCCGGACCCGAGCGCCATTCGTGAACCCCGAGCGTTGTTGACCACCATCGCCCGGCGGCTGGTCTATGAAGGCTGGCGCCGCCAGGATCTCGAACGTGCCTATCTGGAAAGCCTGGCGCTGGCGCCGGAACCGGTGCATCCATCACCGGAAGAACGCGCGCTGGTGATCGAGGCGTTACTGGCGGTCGATCGCTTGCTCAATGGCTTGTCGGCCAAGGCCAAAGCCGCGTTTCTCTACCATCAGCTCGACGGTTTGACCTACAGCGAAATCGGCGAACGGCTCGGGGTTTCCACCAGCCGGGTGCAGCAATACATGGTCGAGGCATTCAAACGCTGCTATCAGGCGATGCAGGCATGA